In Clostridium sp. DL-VIII, the following proteins share a genomic window:
- a CDS encoding MFS transporter: protein MTNSKSHKWSILLVVTLVSFITNLDSTIVIIGLPKMMEGLNISVTSGLWIITGYIIASTVLILPAGKWADTVGTKRIFMLGLIIFAFGTILCGIASSGLTLNLYRLIQGGGAALAMATATPTIIKTFHNSELGLALSINATSWVIGAIIGPVAGGALISSFGWRSIFFITVPFVFLCIIGAFLVMEETKPNINQKNDWIGILTFSLGLILTMIVLSEGQSLGWVSYKTLGLYIVTILLWIAFIITELRVENPLFNFKLLLYRNYSIGLVITLCYCIAYFSLPLLLSIYLQSALHLSPTMSGLLMISLSVPQLILGPFAGKLVDHIGSLKTLTFGIVFLIIGIFFLGNLGGELSIKAIVAPLILLSIANGLAWPSLAKTVLSAVPKEQAGSASGMHYTIMNVGKALSQTLVILTIEMIIPADVVSKAIIGIGNLNIININGNLVNSIDSSFKFFTVFFIAALILSFILLYLKSKSSSVNEEAASNL from the coding sequence ATGACAAATTCTAAATCACACAAATGGAGCATTCTACTTGTTGTTACATTAGTTTCATTTATTACAAATTTAGATTCAACTATAGTAATAATAGGATTACCTAAGATGATGGAGGGATTAAATATCTCTGTAACATCGGGATTATGGATAATTACAGGTTATATTATAGCAAGTACAGTTTTAATATTACCTGCTGGAAAATGGGCAGATACAGTTGGAACAAAGCGTATTTTCATGTTAGGACTTATAATTTTTGCATTTGGTACAATACTTTGTGGAATTGCAAGTTCAGGATTGACTTTAAATTTATATAGGTTAATTCAAGGAGGTGGAGCAGCCTTAGCCATGGCAACTGCAACTCCAACTATAATTAAGACTTTTCATAATAGTGAGCTTGGACTAGCCTTGAGTATTAATGCTACTTCATGGGTTATTGGAGCAATAATTGGACCAGTAGCGGGTGGGGCTTTAATTAGCAGCTTTGGTTGGAGATCAATATTTTTTATTACAGTACCTTTTGTATTTCTTTGCATAATTGGAGCATTTTTAGTAATGGAAGAGACTAAACCTAATATTAATCAAAAAAATGATTGGATAGGCATACTAACATTTAGCCTAGGGTTAATATTAACGATGATAGTACTTTCAGAAGGACAATCATTAGGATGGGTATCATATAAAACTTTAGGATTATATATAGTTACAATTTTATTATGGATTGCATTTATAATTACAGAATTACGTGTAGAAAATCCATTATTTAATTTCAAGTTGCTTTTGTACAGAAATTATTCAATTGGACTTGTAATTACATTATGTTATTGCATTGCATATTTTTCATTACCTTTATTATTGAGCATATACTTGCAAAGTGCATTACATTTAAGTCCTACGATGTCAGGGCTATTAATGATTTCACTATCTGTACCACAGCTTATATTGGGCCCATTTGCAGGTAAACTTGTAGATCATATAGGATCATTAAAGACTCTTACATTTGGAATAGTATTTCTTATTATAGGAATATTCTTTCTTGGAAATCTTGGGGGAGAGCTATCAATTAAAGCTATAGTCGCACCATTAATATTATTATCAATAGCAAATGGATTAGCCTGGCCATCGTTAGCGAAAACTGTATTGTCAGCAGTTCCTAAAGAACAAGCGGGTTCAGCATCAGGTATGCATTATACTATAATGAATGTTGGTAAAGCATTAAGTCAGACACTAGTCATATTAACAATAGAAATGATTATACCTGCTGATGTAGTTTCTAAAGCGATAATAGGAATAGGAAATTTAAACATTATAAATATAAATGGTAACTTGGTTAATTCTATAGATTCTAGTTTTAAATTTTTCACTGTTTTTTTTATAGCTGCATTAATTTTAAGTTTTATTCTTCTGTATTTAAAAAGTAAAAGCAGTTCTGTTAATGAAGAAGCAGCGAGTAATTTATAA
- a CDS encoding LysR family transcriptional regulator — translation MESSELRIFRAVAQAGSITKAAQALGYVQSNVTARIQQLESDLNTQLFYRQRGMILTPTGEKLLAYAEKIIYLLDEADKALNDCCDPSGSLSIGAVHTVSAIRLPEILSQYHKAYPKVDLSLITSQSDELIYKIKHFQLDGAFVKAQSFSDENIVSELVVEETLVLISSPKYDNIEDLYSKPFLMSTAGCPNRTQLENWLKSKSIHNIRYMEFNNLTSIIEGVIADLGASFVPKSTIEYYEKKGLLKSFSVPDKYNTTKTFFIRRKDSLMTSSLSKFIEIIELNTPYKRI, via the coding sequence ATGGAAAGTAGTGAATTAAGAATTTTCAGAGCTGTTGCTCAAGCAGGCAGCATAACAAAGGCTGCGCAGGCTCTGGGATATGTTCAATCTAATGTTACAGCTAGAATTCAACAATTAGAGTCTGATTTAAATACACAACTTTTTTATAGACAGCGAGGTATGATTTTAACTCCTACAGGTGAGAAATTACTAGCTTATGCCGAAAAAATCATTTATTTATTGGATGAAGCTGATAAAGCCTTAAATGATTGTTGCGATCCTTCAGGAAGTTTATCAATTGGTGCTGTTCACACAGTATCTGCAATACGTCTTCCTGAAATCTTATCTCAGTATCATAAAGCTTACCCTAAAGTTGATCTGTCTCTTATAACAAGTCAATCAGATGAACTTATTTATAAAATAAAACACTTCCAGTTAGATGGAGCTTTTGTCAAAGCTCAGTCCTTTAGTGATGAGAATATCGTAAGTGAACTTGTAGTCGAAGAAACCTTAGTTCTAATATCAAGTCCTAAATATGATAATATAGAAGATCTATATTCAAAACCATTTTTGATGAGTACAGCAGGATGTCCTAATAGAACACAGCTTGAAAACTGGCTCAAATCCAAAAGCATTCATAATATTCGATATATGGAATTTAATAATTTAACTTCTATTATTGAAGGCGTTATTGCTGATCTTGGTGCATCCTTTGTACCCAAGTCTACTATTGAATATTATGAAAAGAAAGGACTTCTAAAATCATTCTCAGTACCTGATAAATACAATACTACAAAAACATTTTTTATAAGGCGGAAAGATTCTTTAATGACTAGTTCTCTTTCAAAATTTATCGAAATTATTGAGTTAAATACACCATATAAAAGAATTTAG
- a CDS encoding U32 family peptidase, whose protein sequence is MKIVAGLGSIDDYITLVKAGADEVFCGYVPYEWNKKYSNLFPLNRREVLYYNIQIGSFEDMKILKKMVDIYKVPVSITFNYLYYLEEQYEMIAKMIKALIDIGFNDFIIADIALILYLKEKNIKCSVHLSGECAELNRLSIDFFNKLGISRYIFHRKNSIEDMESCISNSKMESLEYEAFILNERCHYTGAFCNSLHCDEMIHLCKMPYHLSKVSKYANNFKDVERKIEVYYQEQENNNNEEFYVEDQCDMENEIEDSYVLGSTGCGLCSLKRLKKAGVTHLKVVGRGNSIENMKRDVENLKIAINMLEDIEDSSTYEKRVKDKLFNGKCNGQCYY, encoded by the coding sequence ATGAAGATAGTAGCAGGACTAGGATCTATTGATGATTATATAACCCTTGTGAAAGCTGGAGCAGATGAAGTATTTTGTGGATATGTTCCGTATGAATGGAATAAGAAATATAGTAATTTGTTTCCGTTAAATAGAAGAGAAGTGCTTTACTATAACATTCAGATAGGATCTTTTGAAGACATGAAGATACTTAAAAAAATGGTTGATATATATAAGGTACCGGTGAGTATAACTTTTAATTATTTATATTATCTTGAAGAACAATATGAAATGATAGCTAAAATGATAAAAGCTTTAATAGATATTGGATTTAATGATTTTATTATAGCAGACATTGCACTTATACTATATTTAAAAGAAAAGAATATAAAATGCTCTGTACATTTAAGTGGTGAATGTGCTGAATTAAATCGTCTTTCCATTGACTTTTTTAATAAGCTTGGTATATCACGATATATATTTCATAGAAAGAATTCAATCGAAGATATGGAATCATGTATAAGTAATAGCAAAATGGAAAGTCTGGAATATGAAGCATTTATCTTAAATGAGAGATGCCATTATACTGGAGCTTTTTGTAATTCGCTGCATTGTGATGAAATGATACATTTGTGTAAAATGCCATATCATTTATCAAAAGTGAGTAAATATGCAAATAATTTTAAGGATGTTGAGAGGAAGATTGAAGTTTATTATCAAGAGCAGGAAAATAATAATAATGAAGAATTTTATGTGGAAGATCAATGTGATATGGAAAATGAAATAGAAGATTCGTATGTTCTTGGAAGTACTGGCTGCGGGCTATGTTCTTTAAAAAGATTAAAGAAGGCTGGGGTTACACATTTAAAAGTGGTTGGAAGAGGAAATTCCATTGAGAATATGAAAAGAGACGTGGAAAATTTAAAGATAGCCATAAACATGTTAGAGGATATTGAGGATAGCAGTACTTATGAAAAAAGAGTAAAAGACAAGTTGTTTAATGGCAAATGCAATGGACAATGTTATTATTAA
- a CDS encoding serine hydrolase domain-containing protein: protein MNNNEGNETTGLKESTNGISKNTQAKIIDYINNYSKDNEFNGAILVSDGSNIILNKAFGMADYDNNIENTTQTVFEIASLTKQFTATAILMLQEKNLLSVQDPLSKYIPDYPEGDKIKIYNLLNHSSGIHDYVDSAESIESENDSFTLEELIELFKNEPLDFEPGTEFGYSNSNYILLGYIIEKVSQKKYEDYIEENILKPLNLTNTGFLSNKDTIKNKAIGYSRIDAKNNEYEKAIDEEGPIIASAGEICSTTEDLYKWEQALFAEKIINRTSLNEMFTPGITSYGYGWSIDESVEGNKVVSHIGNLPGYTSYIGRNIYKKYSIIILSNKDDDPYVSYLYTGILEILGDK from the coding sequence GTGAATAATAATGAAGGAAATGAGACGACTGGTTTAAAAGAAAGCACAAATGGGATTAGTAAAAATACTCAAGCAAAAATAATTGATTATATTAATAATTATTCTAAGGATAATGAGTTTAATGGCGCAATTCTCGTCTCAGATGGTAGCAACATAATATTAAATAAAGCATTTGGAATGGCTGATTATGACAATAACATTGAAAATACAACGCAGACAGTTTTTGAAATTGCATCGTTAACAAAACAGTTTACAGCAACAGCAATTTTAATGCTTCAAGAAAAGAATCTTTTAAGTGTTCAAGATCCTCTCAGTAAATATATTCCGGATTATCCTGAGGGAGATAAAATAAAAATTTATAATCTTCTTAACCATTCGTCAGGAATTCATGATTACGTAGATTCAGCTGAATCTATAGAGAGTGAAAATGATTCATTTACTTTGGAAGAACTCATCGAATTATTTAAAAATGAACCGCTTGATTTTGAACCTGGAACAGAATTTGGGTATAGCAATTCAAATTATATATTACTTGGATATATAATAGAAAAAGTATCCCAAAAAAAATATGAAGACTATATAGAAGAAAATATATTAAAACCTTTAAATTTAACTAATACAGGTTTTTTAAGCAATAAGGATACAATAAAGAATAAAGCCATTGGCTATTCTAGAATAGATGCAAAGAACAATGAATACGAAAAGGCGATTGATGAAGAAGGACCAATCATAGCTTCGGCTGGAGAGATATGTTCAACTACTGAAGATTTATATAAATGGGAGCAGGCTTTATTTGCAGAAAAAATAATTAATAGAACATCCTTAAACGAAATGTTTACTCCTGGAATAACCAGTTATGGGTATGGGTGGTCTATTGATGAAAGTGTCGAAGGGAATAAAGTTGTTTCTCATATTGGAAATCTTCCAGGATATACTTCCTATATAGGAAGAAATATTTATAAGAAATATTCAATTATTATATTAAGCAACAAAGATGATGATCCTTATGTTAGTTATTTATATACTGGAATACTTGAAATTCTAGGAGATAAATAA
- a CDS encoding nitroreductase family protein, whose product MENVIQNIKSRRSIRKYKKEQIKDEDLYTILDAGKHAPSGGNSQTWHFTVVQNNEILLELNRYIKAAFERLEVDENTYKSKKTGKIASKNDDYSFYYGAPTVVIVSNDCTYSNAMADSACAIENMLLTANFLELGACWINQITWFDGDENVRSLLTRLGIPEKHKVCGSLCVGYIDGIKPVKKMLKENTVTIVK is encoded by the coding sequence ATGGAAAATGTGATTCAAAATATAAAGTCGAGAAGAAGTATAAGAAAATATAAAAAAGAACAAATAAAAGACGAGGATTTATATACAATCTTAGATGCAGGAAAGCATGCACCTAGTGGAGGAAACTCTCAGACATGGCATTTTACAGTGGTTCAGAATAATGAAATTCTTTTAGAATTAAATAGATATATTAAAGCAGCTTTTGAAAGACTAGAAGTAGATGAAAATACGTATAAAAGCAAAAAAACTGGCAAAATTGCTTCAAAAAATGATGACTACAGTTTTTATTACGGGGCTCCAACTGTAGTTATAGTATCTAATGATTGCACTTATAGTAATGCAATGGCAGATAGCGCCTGCGCCATAGAAAACATGCTCTTAACTGCAAATTTCTTAGAACTTGGAGCATGCTGGATAAATCAAATAACTTGGTTTGATGGCGATGAAAATGTAAGAAGCTTATTAACACGTCTTGGAATTCCAGAAAAGCATAAGGTTTGCGGCTCACTATGTGTTGGTTACATAGACGGCATAAAGCCAGTGAAGAAGATGTTAAAAGAGAATACAGTAACAATTGTAAAATAA